Genomic DNA from Paenibacillus borealis:
ACGCAGTCCGGCGACAACCTTTTGCCCGACGGCATTCAGCAGATAAATCGAGACCCCGCCGGCAATGGTCTGTGCAATGAAAGCTCCGGCAATCCCGGCAATCTGCAGCCTGCTGACGGAGGCCAGTGAGAAACCGTCGACCAGATTCTTCGTGAACATGGGGATAACGAGACCCACAAGGGTCGAAATCATGCTGAGGCCAAGGGCCAGCGCCAGCAGCATGTAGGATGGTTTGGTTTCGTGCAGCAGCTTCAGGAATGGCTTCATTGCCGCCCCCTGCTTCTGCGGTGCTTGAGTGTTCTTCATGGTTAATCCCCTTTTCCGGCGGATAGTTGTCAGTTGCAGCTAATGTCCGCTTCCGCCTTCAACCCTAGAATAACTGTGCTTTGTAAACTGAAGTTAAACGATAGCCTGATCTGGTCCGGACGGATTCAGGCCAGCTTTCTTCATCTTTGCCAGAATCTTTACCATTGATTTGTAGTTCCCTATAAAAGTTGGTTTGTATCCCTTTTCAACAAATGTTACAGTGATAGAAGCGGCAACTTCTGCCGTTCTAAGGATTCAAGGCATCTGGCGGGAAAGGAGTGCAAAGTTTGCGGGAGAACCTCAATAAGCAGCTGTCTTTCACCTCTCTTAAATGGTTCAACTTCTTCGTATATGGAACGGTCGTCCTCTTCACCAGCTTCTTTCCCCTATATCTTCAGGAGATGGGAATGAATAAACTGGAGATCGGGAGCCTGATGTCAGTAGGTGCGCTCGTATCTATTATTGCCAATCCCTTCTGGGGCATCTGGAGTGACCGTTATCAGAATATCCGGCGGATTGTCCTGGTCATGCTGACCGGCACGCTGGTCTTGTCCCAGCTGGTCTTTCAGGCGAATACATACGAGATGATATATATTTCCATTCTGTTCTTCTACTTCTTCCAGGGGCCGCTGTTCGCCCAGAGTAATACCATGATCCTCAGCTATATCGACGGTACCAGCCAGCGGTTCGGCTCATACCGGCTCTGGGGATCGTTAGGCTGGGCGTTTACTGCCATTCTGGCCGGACCCGTGATCGAATGGGCTGGGATTTCCGTGCTGTCCTATCTCTTTGCGGCCTTGCTATGCGCAGCGATGATTGCGCTGATCGCTATGCCGAAGCTTGATCATTCGATCGGCATTGCCCCCTTGCCGTTCAAGGGGCTGCGCCAGATCTTCTATAATCCGTTCTTCCTGTGCTTCATCCTCTTCGGCATTCTGGTTTCTATCCCGAATACGATGAACAACACCTTTGTGTCACTGTACATCACAGAGCTGGGGGGAAGCAAGACCATGATCGGTCTCGCTGTGTTCCTCTCTTCCATTCTGGAGATGGTAGTGCTGCTCTTGTGCAATTTCATCCTGAAACGCAAAATTTCTGTACTGCTGGCCTCCCTCACGTTTGTCAGCGCCCTGTTCTTCCTGCGCTGGTGGATGATGGCCGATGCAACAACTCCACTACAGGTTGCCTTCATTCAGGTGCTGCATTGCATTACCTTTGGCGGTTTCTTCTATGTCGGCACCCAGCTTACTATGCTGCTTGTTCCAAAGGCTTACCGTTCCTCGGGACAAGCACTCTACACGCTTACGTGGAGCGGAATATCAGGCATCCTGGGCGGTATCCT
This window encodes:
- a CDS encoding MFS transporter, whose product is MRENLNKQLSFTSLKWFNFFVYGTVVLFTSFFPLYLQEMGMNKLEIGSLMSVGALVSIIANPFWGIWSDRYQNIRRIVLVMLTGTLVLSQLVFQANTYEMIYISILFFYFFQGPLFAQSNTMILSYIDGTSQRFGSYRLWGSLGWAFTAILAGPVIEWAGISVLSYLFAALLCAAMIALIAMPKLDHSIGIAPLPFKGLRQIFYNPFFLCFILFGILVSIPNTMNNTFVSLYITELGGSKTMIGLAVFLSSILEMVVLLLCNFILKRKISVLLASLTFVSALFFLRWWMMADATTPLQVAFIQVLHCITFGGFFYVGTQLTMLLVPKAYRSSGQALYTLTWSGISGILGGILGGWMYQNLGVQTMYQSGALLALFGTIGFGLMWLFFIRGGYRPPADPEDEAAEEQR